In Plasmodium reichenowi strain SY57 chromosome 1, whole genome shotgun sequence, the following are encoded in one genomic region:
- a CDS encoding hypothetical protein (conserved Plasmodium protein, unknown function) produces the protein MSTCKKKNNELLLPIAKLQKSFPLIEWWQGKEILHKIQKKNQKNFEKNPCDSLWGKFINCLRKYPNTFTKCKIEASRYMQCLSSINASDEVNNKPMNYVKVLEYLKIFNETSRFKYKKPELTDYSYSQKISFQKGKDNDSDIF, from the coding sequence atgaGTACGTGCAAGAAAAAGAAcaatgaattattattacctATTGCTAAGTTACAGAAAAGCTTTCCTTTAATCGAGTGGTGGCAAGGAAAAGAAATTTTACAtaaaattcaaaaaaaaaatcaaaagaATTTTGAAAAGAACCCATGTGATAGTTTATGGGGAAAGTTTATAAACTGCTTAAGAAAATATCCTAATACATTTACCAAATGTAAAATCGAAGCTTCAAGGTATATGCAATGTTTGTCTTCTATCAATGCTAGTGATGaagtaaataataaaccaatgaattatgtaaaagttttagaatatttaaaaatcTTTAATGAGACAAGTagatttaaatataaaaaaccCGAGTTAACAGATTATTCTTATTCTCAAAAAATATCATTCCAAAAAGGGAAAGATAACGACAgtgatattttttaa